A part of Desulfobacter sp. genomic DNA contains:
- a CDS encoding electron transport complex subunit E has protein sequence MAQSLVKEFTKGLWAEIPPFRLVLGLCPTLAVTKSVENGIGMGVATTFVLVFSNLLISMLRNVIPAKVRIACYIVIIATFVTIVELAMQAFTYPLFLKLGIFIPLIVVNCIVLGRAEAFASKNNAVMSIADGLGIGIGFTLSLAALGAVREILGAGTITIWGGTPIFDLTTIFAGFQPFGFMVEAPGAFVGLGLMLAAMNLIGSK, from the coding sequence ATGGCACAATCCTTGGTAAAAGAATTCACAAAAGGACTATGGGCTGAAATACCTCCTTTCAGGCTTGTTTTGGGGCTGTGCCCCACCCTTGCTGTGACCAAGAGTGTTGAAAATGGCATCGGCATGGGCGTTGCCACCACCTTTGTTCTGGTATTTTCAAACCTTTTGATTTCAATGCTGCGCAACGTAATCCCGGCCAAGGTCAGGATCGCCTGCTACATCGTCATCATCGCCACCTTTGTAACCATCGTTGAACTGGCCATGCAGGCCTTTACCTATCCCTTGTTCCTGAAGCTGGGTATATTCATCCCGCTTATCGTTGTTAACTGTATCGTTCTGGGCCGGGCCGAGGCGTTTGCGTCCAAAAACAATGCCGTCATGTCCATTGCGGACGGCCTTGGCATCGGCATCGGTTTTACCCTTTCACTGGCAGCCCTGGGGGCAGTCCGGGAAATCCTGGGTGCAGGCACCATCACCATCTGGGGCGGCACGCCAATATTTGACCTGACAACGATATTTGCCGGATTCCAGCCCTTCGGCTTCATGGTGGAAGCACCGGGCGCCTTTGTGGGCCTGGGACTGATGCTGGCAGCCATGAACCTTATCGGAAGCAAGTAA
- a CDS encoding RnfABCDGE type electron transport complex subunit D: MNNTKLIVSHAPFWHDGDSLYQLNLNYLLALLPATLFGIFRYGGAAIGVLALAVSSAMLWELVMNIIAKQNKSIGNLETAVFGLLFGLMLPASAPWWIVMVGTFIIVFIGKFIFGGVGANPFHPTLVGIAILMMSWPVYFDFDAAYVNYQFDYTALAPLAALKYKGAAVTELFSVPGLLMGSEVGGIGSSFGIWLILGGIFLILKGYTRWEIVVSFIAGIFITGGLFYMGNSEAYASPLFHLFSGYTLIGAFFLATENSSSPVNKIPMLIYGFLGGFMIILIRNIGAYADGTVLAILLINLVNPLIDNIRPKALGKGVSNA; this comes from the coding sequence ATGAATAACACAAAATTAATCGTTTCCCATGCCCCCTTCTGGCATGATGGAGACAGTCTGTATCAGTTGAACCTGAATTATCTGCTGGCACTGCTTCCGGCAACTCTGTTCGGGATATTCAGGTATGGCGGCGCAGCCATCGGCGTTCTGGCCCTGGCCGTTTCCTCTGCCATGCTCTGGGAACTTGTCATGAACATCATTGCCAAACAGAATAAGTCCATCGGCAACCTGGAAACAGCAGTATTCGGCCTTCTTTTCGGCCTGATGCTGCCAGCCTCCGCCCCTTGGTGGATCGTCATGGTGGGCACCTTTATTATCGTGTTCATCGGGAAATTCATTTTCGGCGGCGTCGGCGCCAACCCCTTTCACCCGACCCTCGTCGGCATCGCCATTCTCATGATGTCCTGGCCGGTCTATTTTGATTTCGATGCAGCCTATGTCAATTACCAGTTTGACTATACTGCCCTGGCCCCATTGGCCGCCCTAAAGTATAAAGGCGCGGCAGTGACGGAACTTTTTTCCGTCCCAGGACTGCTCATGGGCAGCGAAGTGGGCGGTATCGGCTCATCCTTCGGTATCTGGCTGATCCTGGGCGGAATTTTCCTCATACTCAAAGGCTATACCCGGTGGGAAATTGTCGTATCCTTTATCGCGGGCATTTTTATCACAGGCGGCCTTTTTTACATGGGCAACTCAGAGGCCTATGCGTCCCCCCTCTTCCACCTATTTTCAGGCTACACACTCATCGGCGCCTTTTTTCTGGCCACGGAAAACTCATCTTCTCCCGTAAATAAAATTCCCATGTTGATTTACGGGTTCCTCGGGGGATTCATGATCATTCTCATAAGAAATATCGGGGCCTATGCCGACGGCACGGTACTGGCCATCCTGCTGATAAACCTTGTGAACCCCCTCATCGACAATATCAGACCAAAAGCCTTGGGAAAGGGAGTGAGCAATGCGTGA
- a CDS encoding SoxR reducing system RseC family protein gives MITENGIVTRIDKDMAWIKTTRSAACESCSQKDSCGTSHHGAKEMVVSVKNTLGVTAGDAVVIGMESRPMMVLSFLLYVFPIILLIIGAAIGDFMAPMFDMNKSLLAMGMGFSFFALAFIIIRKKQSAFSDKAEYKPFLVRKRPSSDTGDCQIS, from the coding sequence ATGATTACAGAAAACGGCATTGTTACCCGGATCGACAAGGATATGGCATGGATAAAGACCACCCGGTCGGCCGCATGCGAAAGCTGCTCCCAAAAAGACAGTTGCGGCACCAGCCACCACGGCGCCAAGGAAATGGTTGTCAGCGTTAAGAATACTTTAGGCGTCACCGCAGGAGACGCCGTCGTCATTGGCATGGAAAGCAGACCCATGATGGTTTTAAGCTTTCTGCTTTATGTCTTCCCCATCATATTGCTGATTATCGGCGCAGCCATAGGAGATTTCATGGCGCCGATGTTCGATATGAACAAATCCCTCCTGGCCATGGGCATGGGCTTTTCTTTTTTTGCCCTGGCCTTCATCATTATCCGCAAAAAGCAGTCCGCCTTTTCAGACAAGGCCGAATACAAGCCTTTTCTAGTTAGGAAAAGACCCTCTTCAGACACTGGAGACTGCCAGATTTCATAA
- a CDS encoding 4Fe-4S dicluster domain-containing protein: MIKRSFFALSKPRLNYDLLDAGLKAPETIPVPSSLTLLLPEEIDSTKQALIKKGDAVKKGEKLKLYENSPSYVLSPAAGTIRRFDSYSDDFGNTATYILIKTDPAKTADTDRVELAPEEDPGFAEDILGQLPGAPPFAALADKEHPIKTIVITGADTDLLCDTCQYVCAACADEIVEGVQILKRMTRASSIYLTLPEGLNTQSDFGSAQVLRTSLEYPATLPAMIMKDHLGMILPPGKTPEDLGVCFIRAEALVSLARTFKAKEAVFEKIVTLVDKGGNRHRFAATVGTPLSKILNRIDVQINDRDRIIIGGPMRGFATYTAHHPVVPDMDTVIIQDREVIPELSDNPCVNCGECIRICPANIPVNLLVRYLEADEYEEAADKFDLESCIECGLCAIVCKARIPLYQYIRLGKHELATLRADA; encoded by the coding sequence ATGATTAAACGATCTTTTTTTGCTCTATCCAAACCCAGGCTGAACTATGACCTGCTCGATGCCGGTCTTAAGGCGCCTGAGACCATTCCTGTCCCTTCCAGCCTCACCCTTTTGCTGCCCGAAGAAATCGACAGTACCAAGCAGGCCTTGATAAAAAAGGGTGATGCCGTAAAAAAAGGGGAAAAATTAAAACTCTATGAAAACAGCCCGTCCTATGTACTGTCCCCTGCTGCAGGCACCATCCGACGCTTTGATTCTTACTCAGACGATTTTGGGAACACGGCTACCTACATCCTGATCAAAACGGATCCGGCCAAAACAGCCGACACCGACCGGGTTGAACTGGCGCCGGAAGAAGACCCTGGGTTTGCCGAGGACATTCTGGGGCAACTTCCCGGGGCACCGCCATTCGCCGCCCTGGCAGACAAAGAGCATCCCATCAAAACCATAGTCATCACAGGTGCGGATACGGATCTTCTCTGCGATACCTGCCAGTACGTCTGTGCAGCCTGTGCCGATGAAATCGTTGAAGGGGTGCAGATCCTCAAGAGAATGACCCGGGCCTCATCAATCTACCTCACCCTTCCAGAAGGCCTGAATACCCAATCCGATTTCGGCAGCGCCCAGGTGTTGAGGACCTCTCTGGAATACCCTGCCACCCTTCCGGCCATGATCATGAAGGATCATTTGGGCATGATTCTGCCCCCCGGGAAAACTCCGGAAGACTTAGGCGTCTGTTTTATCCGGGCCGAGGCCCTGGTTTCCCTGGCCCGAACCTTCAAAGCCAAAGAAGCCGTATTTGAAAAAATCGTCACCTTGGTTGACAAGGGCGGCAACCGCCATCGCTTCGCCGCCACCGTCGGCACCCCCTTAAGCAAAATTCTCAACCGGATAGATGTCCAGATCAACGATAGGGACCGAATTATCATCGGCGGCCCCATGCGGGGATTTGCCACCTATACCGCCCACCACCCGGTGGTCCCGGATATGGATACCGTCATCATCCAGGACAGGGAAGTGATCCCCGAGCTGTCAGACAATCCCTGTGTCAACTGCGGTGAATGCATCCGGATCTGCCCGGCTAATATTCCGGTTAACCTCCTTGTCCGCTACCTTGAGGCAGATGAATATGAAGAAGCGGCGGATAAATTTGACCTTGAGTCCTGTATCGAGTGCGGGCTCTGCGCCATTGTCTGTAAGGCCAGAATCCCCCTCTACCAATATATCAGGCTGGGTAAACACGAACTGGCGACCCTTCGCGCAGACGCTTAA
- a CDS encoding RnfABCDGE type electron transport complex subunit G: MRDMISLVVVLTVLTAVSGGLLAAVKNGTELRIEEQILKYQKAPAIKEILTDVTNDPLGERFNVTSGDTALQVFPGKLADGGTAVAFETKGKGGYGGDVGLMVGINTDTDQIIAVRVTTHSETPGLGARAKDDPSFVSQFAGKPLSDNLGLKNDNGSIDAMSGATFTSRAVTLAAIEAQDLYKKLKPEILKQIQ, encoded by the coding sequence ATGCGTGATATGATTAGCCTGGTTGTTGTATTGACCGTCCTCACCGCAGTCTCCGGCGGTCTGTTGGCTGCGGTTAAAAACGGAACGGAACTGCGTATTGAGGAGCAGATCCTTAAATACCAGAAAGCCCCGGCCATCAAGGAAATATTGACCGACGTCACCAATGATCCCCTGGGAGAACGTTTTAACGTCACCTCCGGGGATACAGCCCTCCAGGTTTTCCCGGGGAAACTGGCTGACGGCGGAACCGCCGTTGCATTCGAGACCAAAGGCAAAGGCGGATACGGGGGCGATGTCGGCCTCATGGTGGGAATCAATACCGATACCGACCAAATCATTGCCGTCCGGGTTACCACCCATTCTGAAACCCCGGGCTTGGGCGCCAGGGCCAAGGACGATCCCTCCTTTGTCTCACAGTTTGCTGGCAAACCTCTGTCCGACAACCTGGGGCTGAAAAATGACAACGGCAGCATTGATGCCATGTCCGGTGCGACTTTTACCTCCAGAGCAGTTACTCTGGCGGCGATAGAGGCCCAGGATCTGTACAAAAAACTCAAACCTGAAATTCTAAAACAGATTCAATAA
- a CDS encoding response regulator, protein MESLFIVLDDEQSIRQSIASYLEDEGCRVLCAESTEAALEIVRQHPVEGAVVDIRLPGKDGNSFIMEARKIRPELNIVIHTGSADYALPDEVKALGLTRENVLTKPVRDLSLILDALKR, encoded by the coding sequence ATGGAAAGTTTGTTTATTGTCCTGGATGACGAGCAAAGTATCCGGCAGAGTATAGCCTCATACCTGGAAGATGAAGGTTGCAGAGTGCTTTGTGCCGAAAGTACCGAGGCCGCCTTGGAAATCGTCAGGCAGCATCCGGTTGAGGGCGCTGTGGTGGACATCCGGCTGCCCGGTAAAGACGGCAACTCATTTATCATGGAAGCAAGGAAAATCCGCCCTGAACTGAACATTGTCATTCATACCGGTTCTGCGGATTATGCCCTTCCCGATGAGGTCAAAGCATTGGGGCTGACCAGGGAGAATGTGTTGACCAAGCCGGTCAGAGATCTGAGTCTTATTCTGGACGCCCTTAAACGATAA
- a CDS encoding cytochrome c3 family protein encodes MTSQRDLKVALWIMIVLLVTGIVCYASFSSPAPENPVRLMFQNQAGKVLFTHLTHTDAYSLECLDCHHNIEDDDTYNCSECHEATGDEDLPSRADAFHAQCKGCHEDYGAGPVECNSCHAL; translated from the coding sequence ATGACATCACAACGAGACCTTAAAGTAGCTCTATGGATCATGATCGTTCTTTTGGTCACAGGTATTGTTTGCTACGCATCCTTTTCATCCCCTGCTCCGGAAAATCCAGTGAGACTCATGTTTCAAAACCAGGCAGGCAAAGTTCTATTCACCCACCTTACGCACACAGACGCTTACAGCTTGGAGTGTCTGGACTGCCATCATAACATTGAAGATGATGACACCTACAACTGCAGTGAGTGCCACGAGGCGACCGGTGATGAAGATTTGCCGTCCAGGGCTGATGCGTTTCACGCCCAGTGCAAGGGATGCCATGAAGATTATGGTGCGGGTCCGGTAGAATGTAATTCATGTCATGCGTTGTAA
- a CDS encoding response regulator, translating into MEQANFYKILTIDDDSFVRQSIRCYLEDEGYVVFEAENGREGIEVFKRKRPDLVLLDMKMPQMGGLEVLETIRTLAPDMPLVVASGTGTMDTVVQALRMGAWDYVFKPIDDMAVLSHSVEKCLKESRLKKENKAYQQRLEVLLQERSLELEKSEQRYKAVFEYAGAAAIIIEPDDVISMVNSNFAEMVGMERETIEGKKKWHEFVSSRDIVVMENHLRAGKGVRPESGAVLHYEMELAAGQGTSRYVYVSLGMIPGTRRQVASMLDVTERKNAEKRWKSLEKQLRKAQKMEAIGTLAGGIAHDLNNILSPVLGYADMIMGAADPASRQFEHSEKIKKAALRAADLVGRILTVNRSDEKGKRRIRLHPVAKEVVTLLRGSIPSTITIVDRIDRNCHAVQADPTQIHQVLMNLCTNAYHAMEESGGRLTVELRQVELSQKDMAAHPNLPGGAGNYLVLEVKDTGCGMGEDVVDRIFDPYFTTKGEGKGTGLGLATVYGIVQGCRGDILVSSRPGEGSCFSVYLPALEREDEDVSGTARLPSGRLGDGERLLIVDDDPYIVAMYKEGFEELGYQVETFYSPARALAFFKDNYRHIDLVITDHTMPGQTGIELAMDMQARKKDLPVILCSGHATPISRKRLADAGIQRLMMKPLTVAALAKEVQSLLNPEADDRAGDSAGG; encoded by the coding sequence TTGGAACAGGCCAATTTTTACAAAATTCTTACCATAGACGATGACTCCTTTGTCCGTCAAAGTATCCGTTGCTATCTGGAAGATGAGGGGTATGTTGTATTTGAGGCGGAAAACGGCCGTGAAGGGATTGAGGTATTTAAACGGAAACGGCCGGACCTCGTACTTCTGGATATGAAAATGCCCCAGATGGGAGGGCTTGAGGTACTTGAAACCATTCGTACTCTGGCACCGGATATGCCCTTGGTGGTCGCCTCCGGGACGGGAACCATGGATACGGTGGTCCAGGCACTTCGTATGGGGGCCTGGGATTATGTGTTTAAACCCATAGATGACATGGCTGTACTCTCCCATTCCGTTGAAAAATGCCTCAAGGAGAGCCGCCTGAAAAAAGAGAACAAGGCATACCAGCAGCGGCTGGAGGTACTTCTCCAGGAACGGTCGCTGGAGCTGGAAAAGAGTGAACAGCGGTATAAAGCCGTATTCGAGTATGCCGGCGCCGCTGCCATCATCATTGAACCGGATGATGTGATTTCCATGGTCAATTCGAATTTTGCCGAAATGGTGGGAATGGAACGGGAGACCATAGAGGGGAAAAAGAAGTGGCATGAGTTTGTCTCATCCAGAGATATCGTTGTCATGGAAAATCACCTCCGGGCGGGCAAGGGGGTGCGTCCGGAGTCGGGGGCGGTACTGCATTATGAGATGGAGCTTGCCGCGGGGCAAGGAACCAGCCGGTATGTCTATGTCAGCCTGGGTATGATCCCAGGGACACGGCGGCAGGTGGCTTCCATGCTGGATGTCACCGAAAGAAAAAATGCGGAAAAACGCTGGAAAAGCCTTGAAAAGCAATTGCGGAAAGCGCAGAAAATGGAAGCCATCGGCACCCTGGCCGGCGGTATTGCCCATGATCTGAACAACATCCTAAGCCCGGTCCTGGGCTATGCCGATATGATTATGGGGGCGGCAGATCCCGCCAGCCGTCAGTTTGAACACAGTGAAAAAATTAAGAAAGCCGCCTTGCGGGCTGCGGACCTGGTGGGCCGAATTCTAACGGTGAACCGGAGCGACGAAAAGGGAAAACGGCGAATCCGACTTCATCCCGTGGCCAAGGAAGTGGTGACCCTCCTCAGGGGCTCCATACCTTCTACCATTACTATAGTTGACAGAATTGACCGAAACTGCCATGCTGTACAGGCTGATCCGACCCAGATTCATCAGGTGCTGATGAATTTGTGTACCAATGCTTACCATGCCATGGAGGAGAGCGGGGGGCGGTTGACCGTGGAATTACGCCAGGTTGAGCTTTCCCAAAAGGATATGGCCGCTCACCCCAACCTGCCCGGAGGCGCCGGAAATTACCTGGTGCTGGAAGTAAAGGATACGGGCTGCGGCATGGGCGAGGATGTGGTGGACCGTATCTTTGATCCCTATTTTACCACCAAGGGAGAAGGGAAGGGAACCGGTCTAGGGCTGGCAACAGTATACGGCATTGTCCAGGGGTGCCGGGGAGATATCCTGGTCAGCAGCCGTCCGGGTGAGGGCAGTTGTTTCTCGGTCTATCTACCTGCCCTGGAAAGGGAGGATGAGGATGTCTCCGGGACCGCCCGTTTGCCCTCTGGCCGACTCGGGGACGGGGAACGCCTCTTGATTGTGGACGATGATCCCTATATTGTCGCCATGTATAAAGAGGGGTTCGAAGAATTGGGATATCAGGTGGAAACCTTTTATTCTCCTGCCCGGGCCCTGGCATTTTTCAAGGATAATTACCGGCATATTGACCTGGTGATTACCGACCATACGATGCCGGGCCAAACAGGGATTGAACTGGCCATGGACATGCAGGCCCGTAAAAAGGATTTGCCGGTGATTCTCTGTTCAGGCCATGCCACTCCGATCAGCAGGAAAAGATTGGCCGATGCCGGTATCCAACGGTTGATGATGAAGCCGCTCACCGTGGCTGCATTGGCAAAGGAGGTTCAATCCCTGTTGAATCCAGAAGCGGATGACCGTGCTGGTGACAGTGCCGGTGGATGA
- a CDS encoding response regulator: protein MSENIGKKILVIDDEVYIRDSVIGFLEDFGFVVIEAENGQVGIDQVENESPDLILCDLRMPVMDGLEVLAHVRDRNDNTPIIIVSGAGNIADAVEALRLGAWDYIIKPVQDMNVLYHAVNKAFERKKFIADKARYQQDLESANRELKISLDTLERTRDQLVQSEKMAALGELVAGVAHEINTPVGVGVTAASFLDAKTKEFSGLYESGELKRSELENYLKTVKEVSNSILINMERAAELISSFKQVAVDQSSETRRRFNLKDYINEILLSLRPRYKKTAHTIEVNCADNIEINSYPGAFSQILNNLIMNSLLHGFSDTAEGKMEIEIAREDNGVKFVYRDNGCGMTEAHKEKVFDPFFTTMRGKGGTGLGMSILFNLVTQTLKGTVELDTAPGKGVCFTMALPDLTE, encoded by the coding sequence ATGAGCGAAAATATCGGCAAAAAGATTTTGGTGATTGACGATGAAGTCTATATCCGGGATTCTGTGATCGGTTTTCTAGAAGATTTCGGATTTGTCGTCATTGAAGCGGAAAACGGGCAGGTGGGGATCGATCAGGTTGAAAATGAATCCCCCGACCTTATTCTCTGCGACCTGAGAATGCCGGTTATGGACGGACTGGAAGTGCTTGCCCACGTCCGGGACAGGAATGACAACACTCCTATTATCATTGTGTCCGGGGCCGGTAATATTGCCGATGCGGTTGAGGCACTGCGCCTGGGCGCCTGGGATTATATCATCAAGCCGGTCCAGGATATGAATGTGCTCTACCACGCAGTGAACAAGGCGTTTGAGCGCAAAAAATTTATTGCGGACAAGGCCAGATATCAGCAGGACCTTGAATCCGCCAACCGGGAGCTGAAAATCTCCTTGGACACCCTTGAACGAACCCGGGACCAGCTTGTCCAGTCGGAAAAGATGGCGGCCCTGGGTGAACTGGTTGCCGGTGTGGCACATGAAATCAACACCCCGGTGGGGGTGGGGGTGACGGCGGCCTCTTTCCTGGACGCAAAAACAAAGGAGTTTTCAGGCCTTTATGAGTCCGGTGAACTGAAGCGGAGCGAACTCGAAAACTATCTGAAGACGGTTAAAGAGGTCTCCAATTCCATATTGATCAATATGGAGCGGGCCGCAGAACTGATCTCCAGCTTCAAACAGGTGGCGGTGGACCAGTCCAGCGAAACCCGGCGGCGCTTCAATCTCAAGGATTATATCAACGAAATTCTGTTGAGCCTGAGGCCCAGGTACAAGAAGACCGCCCATACCATTGAGGTAAACTGTGCCGATAATATTGAAATCAATTCCTACCCCGGTGCTTTTTCCCAGATTCTCAATAACCTGATCATGAATTCGCTGCTCCACGGGTTCTCGGATACGGCTGAGGGGAAAATGGAGATTGAGATTGCCCGGGAAGACAATGGCGTTAAATTCGTTTACAGGGATAACGGATGCGGCATGACTGAGGCGCACAAGGAAAAGGTATTTGATCCTTTTTTCACCACCATGCGGGGTAAAGGCGGTACCGGCCTGGGCATGTCCATTCTTTTTAACCTGGTGACCCAGACCCTGAAGGGCACCGTGGAACTGGACACCGCCCCCGGGAAGGGTGTCTGTTTTACCATGGCATTGCCTGACTTGACCGAGTAA
- a CDS encoding RnfABCDGE type electron transport complex subunit A has protein sequence MEYFELAIGCIFINNILLAQFLGNCPFLGTSKKMETAVGMAMAVIFVMVLAGIITWSVDTFLLKGLDLEYLRTVSFILVIASLVQFVEMFLKKSIPGLYAGLGIFLPLITTNCAVMGACLLNISKEYSFLQSAAASLFYAVGFGLALILFAGVRERISLARVPKPLQDTSIGLVTAGIIALSFTAFKGMV, from the coding sequence ATGGAATATTTTGAACTTGCCATCGGATGTATTTTCATCAACAATATTCTCCTGGCCCAGTTCCTCGGCAACTGCCCCTTCCTGGGCACCTCCAAAAAAATGGAGACCGCAGTGGGCATGGCCATGGCCGTTATCTTCGTCATGGTACTGGCCGGCATCATCACCTGGTCGGTGGACACGTTTCTGCTTAAAGGCCTGGACCTGGAATACTTGAGAACAGTGTCCTTTATTCTGGTTATCGCCTCTTTAGTCCAGTTCGTGGAAATGTTTCTTAAAAAGAGTATCCCCGGCCTTTACGCCGGCCTGGGTATTTTCCTGCCGCTGATTACCACCAACTGCGCGGTTATGGGTGCCTGCCTTTTGAATATCTCAAAAGAGTACAGTTTCCTGCAGTCTGCGGCAGCCTCCCTCTTCTATGCGGTGGGGTTCGGCCTGGCCCTGATCCTCTTTGCGGGTGTCAGGGAAAGAATCAGCCTGGCCCGGGTGCCCAAACCCTTGCAGGATACCTCCATCGGTCTGGTGACCGCAGGCATTATCGCATTGAGCTTTACCGCCTTCAAGGGCATGGTATAG
- a CDS encoding RnfABCDGE type electron transport complex subunit B — MLPALLFMLGIGAVCGIVLSLAAKVFYVYEDPRIAQVEGNLAGANCGGCGYAGCSAAAEAIVSGKEPPSLCIINSKEGVEAVSAIMGVDAGSAESPMSYNMCEGGNRAADKYHYMGVSSCKAMAVVFGGKRVCGVGCIGLGDCVKACQFDAVYMGPDGHPVVREDKCVGCGACQKACPKDIIEVKTLTEKLMKFNQKHDPLAPCAQTCPAEINIPRYINQLKNGQYKEAVQTIRMRNPLPLACGRVCPHPCEDQCRRGIEDEPVSINQLKRFVADYEMNTGSRIPITCAPENGKKVAVIGGGPAGLSCAFFLRRIGYKVSIFEAMPKLGGMLRYGIPEYRLPKKVLDWEIQGILDLGINAFCHLKFGKDYGLGSLMAAGYNAVCLGVGAWKDYSLGIEGEDLPGCFTGIDFLQRISSGEQMELGRTAAIVGGGNTAVDCARTLLRMGLDKVYMVYRRTRAEMPANEVEIVASEEEGIEFVFLAAPTRVIPDEDGKCKQLEYLQMKLGEPDASGRRRPVPVEGSETLLDVEMVISAIGQSPDASFKEQDPHQRMTELELTRWNTIDNDPTTLQASVPYIFTAGDAATGPALVVDAIGSGRRAARSIDLFLKGEPVEPPKDSLQQKRIHESIFTEVPGVKQIKRAKMPELHVHERLDSFVEVDQVLPEEKAHREAERCLNCCRICYNPDTDFPIAK; from the coding sequence ATGCTCCCAGCTTTATTGTTCATGTTAGGTATCGGTGCGGTGTGCGGCATCGTGCTCAGCCTTGCAGCCAAGGTCTTCTATGTCTATGAAGATCCCAGAATCGCCCAGGTCGAAGGCAACCTGGCCGGTGCCAACTGCGGCGGCTGCGGCTACGCGGGCTGCTCAGCCGCTGCCGAAGCCATTGTATCGGGCAAGGAACCCCCTTCGCTTTGTATCATCAATTCAAAGGAAGGAGTTGAAGCTGTTTCAGCCATCATGGGTGTGGATGCCGGATCGGCTGAATCCCCCATGTCCTACAATATGTGTGAAGGCGGCAACCGTGCCGCAGACAAATACCATTACATGGGGGTTTCCTCGTGCAAAGCCATGGCTGTCGTATTCGGCGGCAAACGGGTCTGCGGCGTGGGCTGCATCGGCCTTGGCGACTGCGTCAAAGCCTGCCAGTTCGACGCGGTGTACATGGGGCCCGACGGCCATCCCGTAGTCCGGGAAGACAAATGTGTGGGCTGCGGCGCCTGCCAGAAAGCCTGCCCCAAGGATATCATTGAGGTTAAAACCCTCACCGAAAAACTGATGAAGTTCAATCAGAAACACGATCCCCTGGCCCCCTGTGCACAGACCTGCCCGGCTGAAATCAATATTCCCAGATACATCAACCAGCTCAAAAACGGTCAGTACAAAGAAGCCGTCCAGACCATCCGCATGCGCAATCCCTTACCGCTTGCCTGCGGCCGTGTCTGCCCCCATCCCTGCGAGGACCAGTGCCGGCGAGGCATTGAGGATGAACCGGTCTCCATCAACCAGCTCAAGCGCTTTGTGGCCGATTATGAAATGAACACCGGCTCAAGGATACCCATTACCTGCGCCCCGGAAAACGGGAAGAAGGTCGCTGTCATCGGCGGCGGGCCTGCCGGACTTTCCTGCGCCTTCTTTTTGCGCCGCATCGGCTACAAGGTCAGTATTTTCGAAGCCATGCCCAAGCTGGGCGGCATGCTCCGCTACGGCATTCCGGAATACCGCCTGCCTAAAAAGGTGCTGGACTGGGAAATCCAGGGCATCCTGGACCTGGGCATCAACGCCTTCTGCCATCTGAAATTCGGCAAGGACTATGGCCTGGGTTCCCTCATGGCGGCTGGCTACAATGCGGTCTGCCTAGGGGTAGGCGCATGGAAAGACTATTCACTGGGTATTGAAGGCGAAGACCTGCCCGGCTGCTTCACCGGTATTGATTTCCTCCAGAGGATCTCCTCGGGCGAACAGATGGAACTGGGCAGAACCGCAGCCATCGTCGGCGGCGGCAACACCGCAGTAGACTGCGCCAGAACCCTGTTGCGAATGGGGCTTGACAAGGTATACATGGTTTACCGCCGGACCCGTGCTGAAATGCCGGCCAATGAGGTGGAAATTGTGGCTTCCGAAGAAGAAGGCATTGAGTTTGTATTCCTGGCCGCCCCCACAAGGGTCATCCCCGACGAAGACGGGAAATGCAAGCAGCTTGAATACCTCCAGATGAAACTGGGGGAACCCGATGCTTCCGGCCGCCGCCGCCCCGTGCCTGTTGAAGGATCTGAAACCCTTCTTGACGTTGAAATGGTCATTTCCGCCATCGGCCAGTCTCCGGACGCCTCTTTTAAAGAACAGGACCCCCACCAGCGGATGACGGAACTGGAACTGACCCGCTGGAATACCATAGACAATGATCCCACCACGCTGCAGGCTTCTGTGCCCTATATATTCACGGCGGGTGATGCAGCCACGGGTCCCGCCCTGGTGGTGGACGCCATCGGCTCCGGCCGCCGTGCCGCCCGTTCCATAGATCTCTTTCTCAAGGGGGAACCCGTGGAACCGCCCAAGGATTCCCTCCAGCAGAAACGGATCCATGAATCCATTTTCACCGAGGTTCCGGGCGTCAAACAGATCAAACGGGCGAAGATGCCGGAACTCCACGTCCACGAACGGCTGGACTCATTTGTGGAAGTGGACCAGGTTCTGCCCGAGGAAAAGGCACACAGGGAAGCGGAACGCTGCCTGAACTGCTGCCGTATCTGCTACAATCCGGATACAGATTTCCCCATTGCAAAATAA